From the Gasterosteus aculeatus chromosome 13, fGasAcu3.hap1.1, whole genome shotgun sequence genome, one window contains:
- the trpm6 gene encoding transient receptor potential cation channel subfamily M member 6 isoform X2, giving the protein MGRDLQSQQFTVGPACSLWAAAGTLMSFTGKPRKSWIEESFSKRDCVKFIPSSRDLHRCIPVCQVCQNLIRCCCGRLIMEHHWHESLPPVSLYPGPGLDPEEDWSIELHTKASPTNAYGTIDFQDTATRVCRAKFVRVGVHSKPEVLLQLMLREWQMERPKLLLTVQGGSENFPLPLKVKQAFSKGLITAALSTGAWILTDGISTGVSKYVGEAVKTFGGHNLRKRNTVGITPWGVIDNNMDLIGRDVFRPYQPLGNPLSKRARLNGFHSHFLLVDDGTLGKHGCQQGLRRKLEKHIHLQKIHPRLKQGVPVVCVVVEGGPSLVSTVLDYVSNAPPVPVFVFEGSGGAADLIAFLHKQTSIDRPLDADIKEDFLVRIGNVFRVESAEASHLCSVLLQCMDHRESITIFDSESEDQTAPDAAILTTSLKGTKASPAEQLSMALAWDRADIAQKDVLVYGQHWKVGSLEQAMLDALVMDRVSFVKLLIDNGMTMSRFLTVDRLEELYNTGQTDSFLRHLVEDAKQTSLPIGYRLSLIDMGLVIEYLIGGAYRSTYTRKHFRAVYNSRLDKEGSWGSSASLSKQRWGLIPYSTRGRALQDLHFSFTTAQPYKANMEQDVSPGSSGEIPSSPGLGDALLSVPFNLNDLFVWAILHQRQQMALFLCQHGEEVLARAAVAFKLYRSMAHEARQSSMDDHISERFKTHSLEFGQLAVDLLDCAFRQNEQMAMKLLTSEMEAWSHFTCLQMAVSSCHRPFVSHSCTQTLLTDLWTGPLNMRKNSFVKIILSLLLPPAILLLEFKSEAEMCHVPQSHEAMLFGLEPVKSAPADEGSRDAERGLSSHGRCFDHVSETVSYTTLLCLSGITRVYDFYAAPVVKFWFHTIFYLAFLMLFSYVVLVEMQDVPSVQEWLVIAYILSTAVEKTREVLMSEPRQLSQKLKIWFSEYWNISDIIAILFFLTGLTLRWHANPYRTAGRIIYCLDIIFWFVRVLDLLAVNQHAGPYLTMITKMTSNMFFIVVMMAIVLLSFGVSRKAILSPDEEPSWSLARDVVFQPYWMIYGEVYASEIDPCDDGVPCPPASFLAPFLQAVYLFFQYIIMVNILIAFFNNIYFDMASTSNKLWKYNRYRYIMTYQERPWLPPPLILLSHLTSGVRAIYRKFIGDADQEERGSGLKLWLGHEDRKRLHEFEEKCVQAYFHEKSEGLHGSQINRIRATAERAEEMCTMVGEVSEKVIFIQDSLLDLDCQLGQLQDLSALAVDTLTLLSASDSLQQEEARLVQCRLITASRHTLPHSWTLPHKSEAGWDELQVRQVVPRSWGSSPPSLLEGCTRECDVGAKGSRGGRQGHSGDGEEGVQQSATVAHPGQNWLVVPRPSYHASLSHSSGDSVHLYGFRDPTPCHSCGSSPLSPRSLESAHHKLWTCEPHLHPSQEETSVEEEEEGPKEGEQGEEKTREEPSSVELSRASSNASLLSEPRDVSEGLVNPAFSLGDCRPSSPSGHSSQSGRTVKSSGWACPSSDRPYGACASLSSSVENIPFSGAPLTLMRGSYPLLNEPRDKESLSDGKSFRDDTSLLCSKSKEWSKSSDFTHVSNGKRKRQNRKTVKIQESSPQTAATQSNLSDASWRKYRRLRGEPTCWSASTSLSQLNFEPMDLLKKQVFSQQDVWSPTNSAWNSRARSMSRRSSLVWDSGISPEAKNSSFQSSENLYPNYSAMERNNLMRLAHTIPFTPVSIRGGEEVSVYSLEELSSDDDPECGTGSSWSTQGLSAMLQPLSSEVGSLDGGLRQGCRVLCTWAERDVLRPGAVYVVKAFRPEVVRAWQRHLHGSTALQLCLREIQQQRAAQKMMQVFNSVKPDDMHHSPRFLDVALVLWHSNGQWLTIERNMSGDFRKYNNNTGEEISPCCSLEETLLAFSHWTYEYSCRELLVLDMQGVGEELTDPTVIIADDQSWSRSEMLFGPDNLGDAAIRGFRQKHSCGACCHRLGLADLRKGPYSCRNSGEAEPTRGEEQEADESRV; this is encoded by the exons atGGGGAGGGACCTGCAGTCCCAGCAGTTCACTGTGGGTCCTGCATGTTCACTGTGGGCTGCTGCCGGCACGCTAATGAGCTTCACCGGAAAG CCACGGAAGTCTTGGATTGAGGAGTCCTTCTCCAAGAGAGACTGTGTGAAGTTTATCCCGTCATCTCGCGACCTGCATAG ATGCATTCCCGTATGTCAAGTATGCCAAAACTTGATCAG ATGTTGTTGTGGCCGCCTGATTATGGAGCACCATTGGCACGAGTCCCTTCCCCCCGTATCCCTCTATCCTGGTCCTGGCCTGGACCCGGAGGAGGACTGGTCCATAGAGCTCCACACCAAAGCCAGTCCCACCAATGCCTACGGGACCATAGACTTCCAGGACACCGCCACGCGTGTATGCCGAGCCAAG TTTGTTCGTGTGGGTGTGCACTCCAAGCCAGAGGTGCTTCTCCAACTCATGTTGAGAGAGTGGCAGATGGAGAGACCCAAGCTGCTGCTGACTGTCCAGGGGGGGTCGGAAAACTTCCCCCTGCCCCTCAAAGTCAAGCAGGCCTTCAGCAAAGGGCTGATCACTGCCGCGCTCAGCACAGGAGCGTGGATACTCACCGACGGCATTAGCACAG GTGTGTCTAAGTACGTGGGCGAGGCAGTGAAAACATTCGGAGGCCACAACCTAAGGAAGAGAAACACAGTCGGCATCACACCGTGGGGGGTCATCGACAACAACATGGACCTCATAGGCAGAGAT GTGTTCAGGCCATACCAGCCACTTGGGAACCCTCTGAGCAAGAGGGCCCGTCTTAATGGTTTCCACTCACACTTTCTGTTGGTGGATGATGGAACGCTGGGGAAACACGGCTGCCAGCAAGGTctgaggaggaagctggagaaacaCATCCATCTACAGAAGATACACCCtc GACTGAAGCAAGGAGTGCCTGTGGTGtgcgtggtggtggagggaggcCCTTCCCTTGTGTCCACGGTCTTGGACTACGTTAGCAACGCGCCCCCTGTTCCAGTGTTTGTGTTCGAGGGGTCGGGCGGGGCTGCCGACCTGATCGCCTTCTTACACAAGCAGACTTCTATTGACAG GCCATTGGATGCTGATATTAAAGAGGACTTCCTCGTCAGGATTGGAAATGTGTTCAGAGTTGAGTCAGCCGAAGCGTCTCATCTCTGCAGTGTCCTTCTGCAGTGTATGGATCACAGAGAGTCT ATAACCATCTTTGACTCTGAGTCGGAGGACCAAACGGCGCCTGATGCAGCCATTTTGACAACAAGTTTGAAGG GCACCAAGGCGAGTCCTGCAGAGCAGCTGAGCATGGCCCTCGCCTGGGACAGGGCCGACATCGCACAGAAAGACGTCCTGGTGTACGGACAGCATTGGAAG GTGGGTTCCTTGGAGCAGGCCATGCTGGATGCTCTGGTGATGGACCGGGTCAGTTTTGTCAAACTGCTGATTGACAACGGCATGACGATGAGCCGTTTCCTTACTGTGGATCGCCTGGAGGAGCTCTATAACACG GGGCAGACGGACAGTTTCCTACGCCACCTTGTTGAAGATGCAAAACAG aCTTCTCTTCCCATAGGTTACCGTCTGTCGCTGATCGACATGGGCCTGGTGATAGAGTACCTCATAGGAGGAGCGTACCGCAGCACCTACACACGGAAACACTTCAGAGCGGTCTACAACAGCCGATTGGATAAA GAGGGTTCCTGGGGCAGTTCCGCCTCCTTGTCGAAACAGAGATGGGGATTAATTCCGTACTCTACAAGGGGCAGAGCTCTTCAGGACCTGCACTTCAGCTTCACAACAGCTCAGCCCTACAAAGCCAACATG GAGCAGGATGTGTCACCCGGGAGCAGCGGAGAGATCCCGTCGAGCCCCGGCCTCGGTGACGCTCTACTGTCGGTTCCGTTCAACTTGAATGACCTGTTTGTGTGGGCCATACTGCATCAGCGTCAGCAGATGGCGCTCTTCCTGTGTCAGCACGGCGAGGAGGTGCTGGCGCGTGCGGCCGTGGCCTTTAAACTTTACCGCTCCATGGCCCACGAGGCACGGCAGAGCAGCATGGACGACCACATTTCAGAGCGATTCAAGACCCATTCACT TGAGTTTGGTCAGCTGGCCGTGGACTTGTTAGACTGCGCGTTTCGTCAGAATGAGCAGATGGCCATGAAGCTGTTGACTTCAGAGATGGAGGCATGGAGTCACTTCACCTGTCTGCAGATGGCCGTCTCTTCATGTCATCGACCATTCGTCTCGCACTCCTGCACTCAGACTCTCCTCACAGATCTCTGGACCGGTCCGCTCAACATGAGGAAAAACTCCTTTGTTAAg ATCATTTTGAGCCTTCTTCTGCCTCCCGCCATCTTACTTCTGGAGTTTAAAAGCGAAGCTGAAATGTGTCATGTTCCACAATCCCATGAGGCAATGCTCTTTGGACTCGAGCCTGTGAAGTCTGCACCAGCCGACGAG GGCAGTCGGGATGCGGAGCGAGGCCTGTCGTCCCATGGCAGATGTTTTGATCATGTGTCAGAAACCGTATCCTATACAACGCTGCTGTGTCTTTCCGGGATCACGAGAGTCTATGACTTCTACGCAGCTCCTGTTGTCAAGTTCTGGTTTCACACA ATTTTCTACTTGGCTTTTCTGATGTTATTCTCCTACGTGGTCCTGGTGGAGATGCAGGATGTACCCAGTGTTCAGGAGTGGCTGGTCATCGCATACATCTTGTCCACTGCCGTGGAGAAAACCAGAGAG GTGCTCATGTCTGAGCCGAGACAGCTGAGCCAGAAGCTGAAGATTTGGTTCTCGGAGTACTGGAACATATCCGATATCATTgccatcctcttcttcctgacCGGATTGACCCTGCGTTGGCATGCTAATCCCTACCGGACGGCAGGACGCATCATTTACTGTCTGGACATCATCTTCTGGTTCGTCAGGGTGCTGGATCTGCTGGCGGTCAACCAGCATGCTGGCCCTTACCTCACCATGATCACCAAGATG ACCAGTAACATGTTCTTCATAGTGGTGATGATGGCCATAGTGCTGCTGAGCTTCGGGGTGTCCAGGAAGGCCATCCTGTCACCAGATGAGGAGCCATCCTGGAGCTTAGCTCGAGACGTCGTCTTCCAGCCCTACTGGATGATCTACGGAGAGGTCTACGCATCCGAGATTGATC CGTGTGATGACGGTGTTCCGTGTCCTCCCGCCTCCTTCCTTGCACCGTTCCTCCAGGCTGTCTATTTGTTCTTCCAGTACATAATCATGGTCAACATTCTCATTGCATTTTTTAA CAACATATACTTTGACATGGCCTCAACCTCCAATAAACTGTGGAAGTACAACCGCTATCGCTACATAATGACCTACCAGGAAAGGCCGTGGCTGCCTCCGCCACTAATCCTCCTCAGTCACCTGACCTCAGGTGTGAGAGCCATCTACAGGAAATTCATTGGGGATGCTGATCAGGAGGAGCGGGGATCAGGACTTA agctctggctgggccacgaGGATCGCAAGAGGCTCCACGAGTTTGAGGAGAAGTGTGTACAGGCCTACTTCCACGAGAAGAGTGAAGGCCTCCACGGCAGTCAAATCAACAGGATCAGAGCCACGGCAGAGAG AGCCGAGGAGATGTGCACGATGGTGGGGGAGGTCTCGGAGAAGGTCATCTTCATTCAGGACAGCCTGTTGGATCTGGACTGTCAGCTGGGCCAACTCCAGGACCTGTCGGCTTTGGCCGTGGACACCCTCACTCTGCTCTCCGCTTCGGACAGCCTGCAACAGGAGGAGGCCCGCCTGGTTCAATGTCGACTGATCACAGCATCCCGGCACACCCTCCCTCACAGCTGGACCCTCCCTCACAAAAGTGAAGCAGGCTGGGATGAACTTCAAGTGCGTCAAGTCGTGCCCAGGTCGTGGGGGAGTTCCCCGCCTTCTTTGCTGGAGGGCTGTACTCGGGAGTGCGATGTCGGCGCTAAGGGAAGCAGGGGAGGCAGACAGGGGCACAgcggagatggagaggaaggagtaCAGCAG TCTGCAACTGTTGCCCATCCCGGGCAGAATTGGCTGGTCGTCCCTAGACCTTCGTATCATGCttccctctctcactcttccGGAGATAGTGTTCATCTCTATGGTTTCAGGGATCCGACACCCTGTCACTCTTGTGGAtcatctcctctttctcccagAAGCCTGGAGTCAGCGCATCATAAACTTTGGACATGTGAGCCACACCTGCACCCAAGTCAGGAGGAAACTTccgtggaagaggaggaagaaggaccAAAAGAAGGAGAGCAAGGGGAGGAAAAGACCCGTGAAGAGCCGTCTAGTGTAGAATTATCCAGAGCCTCCTCCAATGCTTCCCTTCTGTCGGAACCTCGAGACGTCTCTGAGGGTTTGGTCAATCCTGCCTTTTCTCTGGGTGATTGCCGACCAAGTTCTCCATCCGGACATTCCAGCCAAAGCGGGAGGACTGTGAAATCTTCGGGATGGGCGTGTCCGTCAAGTGACCGCCCCTACGGCGCTTGCGCATCCCTGTCATCGAGTGTGGAGAATATCCCTTTCTCTGGAGCGCCCCTCACTCTGATGAGAGGATCATATCCTTTGCTCAATGAACCGAGGGACAAAGAGAGTTTGTCTGATGGAAAGAGTTTCAGGGACGACACATCACTACTGTGCAGCAAGAGCAAAG AGTGGTCCAAATCCTCTGACTTCACTCACGTCTCAAacggcaaaagaaaaagacaaaacaggaaGACGGTGAAGATTCAAGAGAGCAGCCCACAGACT GCAGCGAcgcagtcaaatctgtctgatGCCAGCTGGAGAAAGTACCGGAGATTGAGAGGAGAGCCGACATGTTGGTCGGCTTCCACCAGTCTCAGTCAACTCA ATTTTGAACCAATGGATTTGTTGAAAAAGCAGGTGTTTTCCCAACAG GATGTGTGGAGCCCCACTAACTCAGCATGGAACAGCCGGGCCCGATCGATGAGCCGCAGATCTTC TTTAGTGTGGGATAGTGGGATTTCCCCTGAAG CAAAAAACTCCTCATTCCAGTCCTCCGAAAATTTGTATCCAAACTATTCAG ctATGGAGAGAAACAATCTGATGAGACTGGCTCACACGATCCCATTCACTCCTGTCTCCATTCGAG GAGGTGAAGAGGTGAGTGTCTACTCTCTGGAAGAATTGTCCTCTGATGATGACCCAGAATGTGGCACAGGTTCCTCCTGGTCGACACAAGGCCTGTCCGCCATGCTGCAGCCCCTCTCCAGTGAAGTGGGCTCTTTGGATGGGGGTCTCCGGCAGGGCTGCAGGGTGCTGTGTACCTGGGCAGAACGCGACGTGCTCAGACCTGGTGCGGTGTACGTGGTGAAGGCCTTCAGGCCGGAGGTGGTTCGTGCCTGGCAGAGGCACCTCCATGGTAGTACGGCACTGCAGCTTTGTTTGAGG GAGatccagcagcagagagcagcccAGAAGATGATGCAAGTCTTCAACTCGGTCAAACCCGACGATATGCATCACTCGCCgag GTTTCTAGATGTAGCGCTGGTCCTCTGGCATTCAAATGGCCAGTGGCTGACTATTGAGAGGAACATGTCCGGGGACTTCAGGaagtacaacaacaacaccggaGAAGAGATCTCCCCCTGCTGTTCACTGGAAGAAACGCTGCTGGCGTTCTCCCACTGGACATACGAGTACTCATGCAGAGAGCTCCTGGTGCTCGATATGCAAG GTGTAGGGGAGGAGCTGACTGATCCTACAGTTATTATAGCAGACGATCAAAG TTGGAGTAGAAGTGAGATGCTTTTTGGTCCAGATAACCTCGGAGATGCCGCCATCCGCGGTTTTCGGCAGAAACATTCTTGCGGTGCCTGTTGCCACAGACTGGGCCTAGCAG ATTTAAGAAAAGGTCCGTACAGCTGCAGGAACAGTGGCGAGGCGGAGCCgacaagaggagaggaacaaGAGGCCGATGAAAGCCGGGTGTAA